Proteins encoded together in one Marinithermus hydrothermalis DSM 14884 window:
- the pfkA gene encoding 6-phosphofructokinase codes for MKRIGVLTSGGDAPGMNAAIRAVVRVAHTQGVEVVGIRRGYAGMIEGEFQPLGPRDVANIIQRGGTILLTARSKAFMTREGRAQAAAHLKNAGIDGLVVIGGDGTFHGAIKLIKEHQIPVVGVPGTIDNDLYGTDYTIGFDTAVNTALEAIDRIRDTAASHGRVFFIEVMGRDAGFIALDVGIAGGAEIIALPEISVSPQEIAEVITRSAEKGKQSSIVVVAEGAYPGGAEALMRAVAELTGLEGRVTVLGHIQRGGSPTAKDRVLASRLGGAAAEALIGGASGVMLGEVEGEVALTPLHEAVGNRKDIRRELYELARVLAV; via the coding sequence ATGAAACGGATCGGGGTGTTGACCAGCGGGGGAGACGCCCCCGGCATGAACGCGGCCATACGGGCCGTGGTGCGCGTAGCGCACACCCAGGGCGTCGAGGTCGTGGGGATCCGCCGTGGGTACGCAGGCATGATCGAGGGAGAGTTCCAGCCGCTCGGGCCGCGCGACGTCGCCAACATCATCCAGCGGGGCGGCACGATCCTCCTCACCGCGCGCAGCAAGGCCTTCATGACGCGGGAAGGACGAGCCCAGGCCGCGGCGCACCTCAAGAACGCGGGCATCGACGGCCTCGTCGTGATCGGAGGAGACGGCACCTTCCACGGCGCGATCAAGCTGATCAAGGAGCACCAGATCCCCGTAGTGGGGGTGCCCGGCACGATCGACAACGACCTGTACGGGACCGACTACACGATCGGGTTCGACACTGCGGTGAACACCGCCCTCGAGGCCATCGACCGGATTCGCGACACCGCCGCGAGCCACGGGCGCGTCTTCTTCATCGAGGTGATGGGGCGGGACGCGGGGTTCATCGCCCTCGACGTGGGGATCGCCGGCGGTGCGGAGATCATCGCGCTGCCGGAGATCAGCGTGAGCCCGCAGGAGATCGCCGAGGTGATCACGCGCTCCGCGGAAAAAGGCAAGCAGTCCTCGATCGTGGTGGTGGCCGAAGGCGCGTACCCCGGAGGGGCCGAGGCCCTGATGCGCGCGGTGGCGGAACTCACCGGTCTCGAGGGGCGCGTTACGGTGCTCGGCCACATCCAGCGGGGCGGCAGCCCCACGGCGAAGGACCGGGTCCTGGCGAGCCGCTTGGGCGGCGCGGCCGCCGAGGCCCTGATCGGCGGGGCGAGCGGTGTGATGCTAGGCGAGGTGGAGGGGGAGGTGGCCCTAACGCCGCTGCACGAGGCCGTAGGGAACCGCAAGGACATCCGGCGCGAGTTGTACGAGCTCGCGCGGGTCCTGGCCGTGTAA
- the rsmI gene encoding 16S rRNA (cytidine(1402)-2'-O)-methyltransferase, with amino-acid sequence MHLVLVPTPIGNLEDITLRALRVLREVEVVACEDTRRTGFLLDHFGIETPTVRLDQHTVGRAAALLERHRYVAYATDAGTPGISDPGAELVRLALEWGWRVEALPGPTALIPALVVSGLPTHRFVFEGFLPPKGKERRARLARLAKEDRTVVLYEAPHRLARTLQDLAELYGETHPIAVARELTKRHEEVYRGTIGQALEHFQEARGEFVLVLGPRAVREALDERALLAQLEAQGLRGKDLVRALVAAGLSRNRAYALVHRARLEKEDG; translated from the coding sequence ATGCACCTGGTCCTGGTACCCACGCCGATCGGTAACCTCGAGGACATCACGCTGCGGGCGCTTCGGGTGCTGCGGGAGGTGGAGGTGGTTGCGTGCGAGGACACGCGGCGCACGGGGTTTTTGCTCGATCACTTCGGGATCGAGACGCCCACGGTGCGCTTGGATCAGCACACCGTGGGCCGGGCGGCCGCGCTCCTCGAGCGGCACCGGTACGTGGCGTACGCGACGGACGCGGGCACGCCGGGGATCTCGGACCCGGGCGCGGAGCTGGTGCGTTTAGCGCTAGAATGGGGGTGGCGGGTGGAAGCGCTTCCTGGGCCGACGGCCTTGATCCCAGCCCTGGTGGTCTCGGGCCTGCCCACGCACCGCTTCGTCTTCGAGGGCTTCCTCCCGCCCAAGGGGAAGGAACGGCGCGCGCGCCTGGCGCGCCTGGCGAAGGAGGACCGCACCGTCGTGCTGTACGAGGCGCCGCACCGGCTGGCCCGAACCCTTCAGGACCTCGCGGAACTCTACGGCGAAACGCACCCTATCGCCGTGGCGCGCGAGCTGACCAAGCGCCACGAGGAGGTCTACCGCGGCACGATCGGTCAGGCGCTGGAGCACTTCCAGGAGGCTCGAGGCGAGTTCGTGCTGGTCCTCGGGCCGCGCGCGGTGCGCGAGGCGCTGGACGAACGCGCCCTCCTCGCCCAGCTCGAGGCCCAAGGCCTTCGCGGCAAGGACCTGGTGCGCGCCTTGGTCGCGGCGGGGCTGAGCCGGAACCGTGCGTACGCCCTGGTGCACCGGGCGCGCTTGGAAAAGGAGGACGGGTAG
- a CDS encoding DMT family transporter, which translates to MSAHLQGVILLVLVTLLWGTTFAVVKDVVAAFPPSLLVLLRFAIAAVFFLPFLRGGWGLWIAGLELGFWLVLGYGTQTLGLVYTTANRSAFITALSVILVPLFAGLGGRRIPSWVWGGAALALVGVGLLSFDGTPPNRGDAWTLLTALSYALYVLRLEHHALRHPANSLTAVQLVSVVGWSLVWVGLERPAVEAVPWGAVVYLGAVATALTTWFMVLGQGKVSAPEAAVIYTLEPAWASLFAFLLLGEVLGVRGWLGAGLIFAAMLVSQWGTFRSARAQEASGEAS; encoded by the coding sequence ATGAGCGCGCACCTCCAGGGCGTGATCCTCCTCGTGCTCGTGACCCTGCTTTGGGGAACGACCTTCGCGGTCGTGAAGGACGTGGTCGCGGCCTTCCCTCCAAGCCTGCTGGTCTTGCTGCGGTTCGCCATCGCCGCGGTCTTCTTTTTGCCCTTCCTCCGGGGAGGGTGGGGCTTGTGGATCGCGGGCCTCGAGCTCGGCTTCTGGCTCGTGCTCGGGTACGGCACGCAAACCTTGGGCCTCGTCTACACCACCGCGAACCGCAGCGCCTTCATCACCGCCCTGAGCGTGATCCTGGTGCCGCTCTTCGCGGGGCTGGGGGGGCGGCGCATCCCGAGCTGGGTCTGGGGCGGCGCGGCCCTGGCGCTCGTGGGGGTGGGGCTCCTCTCCTTCGACGGAACCCCCCCGAACCGCGGCGACGCCTGGACTTTGCTCACCGCGCTCAGTTACGCCCTGTACGTGCTGCGCCTCGAGCACCACGCCCTGCGCCACCCCGCGAACAGCCTGACCGCGGTGCAGCTCGTGAGCGTGGTGGGGTGGAGCCTGGTCTGGGTGGGGCTCGAGCGACCGGCGGTGGAGGCGGTGCCTTGGGGGGCGGTGGTGTACCTGGGCGCGGTGGCGACGGCCCTCACCACCTGGTTTATGGTGCTCGGGCAGGGCAAGGTGAGCGCGCCGGAAGCCGCGGTGATCTACACCCTCGAGCCGGCCTGGGCCTCGTTATTCGCCTTTTTGCTGCTGGGGGAGGTCCTGGGTGTGCGCGGGTGGCTGGGGGCCGGGTTGATCTTCGCGGCGATGCTCGTGAGCCAGTGGGGGACCTTCCGCAGCGCTAGGGCACAGGAGGCGTCGGGCGAGGCCTCCTAG
- a CDS encoding NHL repeat-containing protein gives MEPSLVRLPPNGSQYITLSATPQGDAFAEAVTVALEANPYLTAEAVVMDPAVPEGTMVVHAVPSAPEGTYQLTLRGETLGYRTSAAPLTLEIFVPGPISPTASVPSGLWVSNQKGGSIQVFTQADLDAAFARLDFGPASVELGVTSVVLEPNLVFETGALSSPTGIVFDAEGNLWVVHHFEGQVTMYAADALAASGPLEPSATLSFGMVGPESVAVDAEGNLWVTDFLADQVLMYARGVLTNPRAAPSVVLSGPLLDQPVGIAFDPDGNLWVTTWGTDTVLRFAAADLTASGSPEPDRVITDPRMQNPTGLLFEGDGDLWISSFTPVNNASWLVKFNAESLRTPGILVPDVVLEVNAAELNGGAGMAFDAQGDLWVASFNVDKLVRLSAEHLTVTGKPPIAVIQLEAGARPAGVRFVPPP, from the coding sequence GTGGAGCCGAGCCTGGTGCGCCTGCCGCCGAACGGCAGCCAGTACATCACCCTGAGCGCGACCCCTCAGGGCGACGCCTTCGCCGAGGCGGTCACGGTCGCGCTGGAAGCGAACCCGTACCTCACGGCGGAGGCCGTCGTGATGGATCCTGCGGTTCCCGAGGGGACGATGGTGGTGCACGCGGTGCCCTCCGCGCCGGAAGGCACCTATCAGCTGACCTTGAGGGGCGAGACCCTGGGGTACCGCACGAGTGCCGCCCCCCTAACCCTGGAGATCTTCGTGCCCGGCCCCATCTCCCCCACGGCCTCGGTGCCTTCGGGGTTGTGGGTCTCCAACCAGAAGGGCGGCAGCATCCAGGTGTTTACCCAGGCTGATCTGGACGCGGCTTTTGCGCGTCTGGACTTCGGTCCGGCCTCGGTCGAGCTTGGGGTGACGAGCGTCGTGCTGGAGCCGAACCTGGTCTTCGAGACGGGGGCGCTGAGCAGCCCGACGGGGATCGTGTTTGATGCGGAGGGGAACCTGTGGGTCGTGCACCACTTCGAAGGGCAGGTCACCATGTACGCCGCGGATGCGCTCGCGGCCTCCGGGCCCTTGGAGCCCAGCGCGACCCTGAGTTTCGGGATGGTGGGCCCGGAGAGCGTGGCGGTGGACGCCGAGGGGAACCTGTGGGTCACGGACTTCCTAGCGGACCAGGTGCTCATGTACGCCCGGGGGGTGCTGACTAACCCCCGGGCGGCACCCTCCGTCGTTTTGAGCGGCCCCTTGCTCGATCAGCCGGTAGGGATCGCCTTTGACCCCGACGGGAACCTTTGGGTGACGACGTGGGGTACCGACACCGTGTTGCGCTTCGCGGCCGCGGACCTCACGGCCTCGGGCAGCCCCGAACCGGACCGGGTGATCACCGACCCTCGGATGCAGAACCCGACCGGCCTGCTCTTCGAGGGCGACGGGGACCTGTGGATCAGTAGCTTTACCCCGGTGAATAACGCCTCCTGGTTAGTCAAGTTCAACGCGGAATCGCTGCGCACCCCCGGCATCCTGGTGCCGGATGTGGTGCTCGAGGTGAATGCCGCGGAGCTCAACGGCGGGGCGGGAATGGCCTTCGACGCCCAAGGGGACCTCTGGGTCGCGAGCTTCAACGTGGACAAGCTCGTACGCCTCTCCGCAGAGCACCTCACGGTCACCGGAAAACCCCCGATCGCCGTGATCCAGCTCGAGGCGGGGGCCCGTCCGGCCGGGGTGCGGTTCGTACCGCCGCCCTAG
- a CDS encoding glutaredoxin family protein, with translation MIQMYSTSWCPDCRACKQALVQLGLEFVEIDIDQDPAAEARVLELNGGRRSVPTLVYDGRAASMSRFSIAKLRRWLCEVGALEAVC, from the coding sequence ATGATCCAGATGTACTCCACGTCCTGGTGCCCGGACTGCCGGGCGTGCAAGCAAGCCCTGGTGCAGCTGGGGCTTGAGTTCGTTGAGATCGATATCGATCAGGACCCCGCGGCGGAGGCGCGGGTCCTCGAGCTGAACGGCGGCCGCCGGAGCGTGCCGACCCTGGTGTATGATGGGCGTGCCGCTTCGATGAGCCGCTTCTCCATCGCTAAGTTGCGCCGTTGGTTGTGCGAGGTCGGTGCGTTGGAAGCGGTGTGCTGA
- a CDS encoding DUF2905 domain-containing protein, whose protein sequence is MELGRLLILWGLILVGVGVVLVLAPKLFAWFGHLPGDIRIERDNVRVYIPVTSMLVVSLLLTVGLNLIAWLMRWWGGKV, encoded by the coding sequence GTGGAGTTGGGGCGCCTTTTGATCCTGTGGGGTTTGATCCTCGTTGGGGTGGGCGTGGTGCTGGTGCTTGCGCCGAAGCTGTTCGCCTGGTTCGGGCACCTCCCGGGAGACATTCGTATCGAGCGCGATAACGTGCGCGTGTACATTCCGGTAACCTCTATGCTGGTCGTGAGCCTGCTGCTCACGGTGGGGCTCAACCTTATCGCTTGGCTTATGCGTTGGTGGGGAGGCAAGGTATGA